Proteins encoded within one genomic window of Haematospirillum jordaniae:
- a CDS encoding nicotinate phosphoribosyltransferase: protein MEGLLDRFPPSPDSVRAWTDAYFARTRNIIERFGDIDVTYAVFLRRPVLAATRMAREWLEAVVPKDGPGVCVEEPFAEGDRVGAGEPLLFVTGRFSVLVELETLLLQKLGAACVAAWQAEAMCSELPHVDFLAMDARHCAGTEMAALMAYAASVGSSAARKRAGARGFTGNATDATAHWFGRSEGMGTMPHALIGYAGSTVQAARMYHETFPDDPLIVLVDYFGQEVDDALEVCRTFPDLAVAGRLAVRLDTHGGRFLQGLDPQSSYAVLDQHAPQAIRGYRTDRELKHLIGTGVSAAAIWHVRDCLDKAGFPGVRIVASSGFTPEKCRVIGYARAPVDVIGTGSFLPDSWQETYATADIIAYGGEPRVKVGREFLLRRSR from the coding sequence TTGGAAGGATTGCTGGACAGGTTTCCCCCTTCGCCTGATTCTGTTCGGGCGTGGACCGACGCGTATTTTGCCCGTACCCGAAACATTATTGAGCGGTTTGGTGATATTGATGTCACCTATGCTGTTTTCTTGCGCCGCCCGGTTCTGGCTGCAACGCGCATGGCGCGTGAGTGGTTGGAGGCCGTTGTCCCCAAAGACGGACCGGGTGTGTGTGTTGAGGAACCCTTTGCGGAAGGGGACCGTGTTGGTGCGGGGGAACCGCTTCTTTTTGTGACCGGTCGTTTCTCTGTTCTGGTCGAGCTGGAAACACTGTTGTTACAGAAACTGGGCGCTGCCTGCGTTGCCGCCTGGCAGGCCGAAGCCATGTGCAGCGAGCTGCCTCATGTTGATTTTCTGGCCATGGATGCACGGCATTGTGCCGGAACAGAGATGGCTGCCTTGATGGCCTATGCGGCCTCTGTTGGCTCTTCTGCTGCCCGCAAGAGGGCTGGTGCGCGTGGTTTTACGGGCAATGCCACAGATGCGACAGCGCACTGGTTTGGCCGTAGTGAGGGTATGGGGACCATGCCACATGCCTTGATTGGTTATGCCGGGTCAACGGTGCAGGCCGCCAGGATGTATCATGAAACGTTCCCTGATGATCCTCTAATAGTCCTAGTGGATTACTTCGGGCAGGAAGTAGATGACGCTCTTGAGGTATGCCGTACTTTCCCGGATCTGGCCGTGGCGGGGCGCCTTGCCGTGCGTCTGGATACGCATGGCGGGCGTTTTCTGCAAGGGCTTGATCCTCAATCCAGTTATGCTGTTCTGGACCAACATGCCCCTCAGGCCATTCGGGGGTACCGTACGGATCGGGAACTGAAGCATCTTATTGGAACGGGCGTATCGGCGGCAGCTATATGGCACGTGCGTGATTGCCTGGACAAGGCAGGTTTCCCCGGTGTGCGGATTGTGGCCTCATCGGGTTTTACTCCGGAGAAGTGCCGTGTTATCGGGTATGCTCGGGCGCCGGTGGATGTGATTGGAACAGGCAGTTTCCTACCGGATTCCTGGCAGGAGACCTATGCAACGGCTGATATTATTGCCTATGGAGGGGAACCCAGGGTGAAGGTTGGCCGTGAATTTCTGCTGCGCCGTTCACGTTAA
- a CDS encoding NAD+ synthase, whose protein sequence is MADTLKLALAQLNPTVGAIRANAALVRDARDKAAAEGANLLITGELVLCGYPPEDLVYRPAFLDMIESELQALAALTADGGPALLVGAPWRQNGAVYNAALVLDGGVIQDIILKHHLPNYGVFDEVRVFSAGPLPQPVTVRGVRMGVMVCEDMWFPDVSRSLACNGAELLVVLNGSPWELDKIAERQQHAAARVGETGLALVYVNQVGGQDELVFDGSSFVLGCDAAVCHAASPWDEGVTFCTWSRRDARWWPDGGASSLAAYPRREEYIYRALVLGLRDYVTKNGFPGVLLGLSGGIDSALSAAIAVDALGADRVWCVMMPSVYTSRESLDDAAEVARLLGCRLDTIPIAPAVEAWDQMLAPLFSGHLPDITEENLQSRTRGVILMGLSNKFGPMVLSTGNKSEMSTGYATLYGDMCGGYSVLKDIYKTTVFAVSEWRNSCCSQGLLGPAGPVMPRRVIDKPPTAELRHDQKDEDSLPPYPVLDSILEQLIEERKSVSAVAAETDYPHAEVERVWMLLNRAEYKRRQAPPGVKITRCAFGRERRYPLTNAFVKLA, encoded by the coding sequence ATGGCTGATACCCTGAAGCTGGCGCTGGCGCAGCTCAATCCGACTGTTGGTGCCATCCGGGCCAATGCGGCACTGGTTCGGGATGCCAGAGACAAAGCTGCGGCAGAAGGAGCCAACCTTCTGATAACGGGTGAGCTGGTCCTGTGCGGATACCCGCCCGAGGATTTGGTATATCGCCCGGCCTTCCTGGATATGATAGAGAGTGAGCTTCAGGCTCTTGCCGCTCTCACAGCGGATGGTGGGCCCGCTCTTCTGGTCGGTGCCCCCTGGCGGCAGAATGGTGCAGTTTACAATGCGGCCCTGGTTCTGGATGGGGGGGTAATTCAGGATATTATTCTGAAGCATCACCTGCCGAACTATGGCGTTTTTGACGAAGTACGGGTTTTTTCTGCAGGCCCCCTGCCACAGCCTGTCACGGTGCGTGGTGTTCGCATGGGGGTTATGGTTTGTGAGGATATGTGGTTCCCGGATGTGTCCCGCTCTCTTGCCTGTAATGGGGCAGAGCTGCTGGTGGTGCTCAATGGTTCTCCGTGGGAACTGGACAAAATTGCCGAAAGGCAGCAGCACGCCGCGGCCCGTGTGGGCGAAACCGGTTTGGCTTTGGTGTATGTCAACCAGGTAGGTGGTCAGGATGAATTGGTGTTTGATGGATCTTCCTTCGTTCTCGGGTGCGATGCTGCCGTGTGCCATGCCGCGTCGCCGTGGGATGAAGGCGTCACATTTTGCACGTGGTCGCGCCGAGATGCGCGATGGTGGCCGGACGGGGGCGCGTCGTCCCTTGCCGCGTATCCGCGGCGGGAGGAGTACATCTACCGGGCTTTGGTTCTTGGCTTGCGCGACTACGTAACCAAGAATGGGTTTCCCGGCGTTCTGCTGGGGCTTTCAGGCGGCATTGACAGTGCCTTGTCGGCCGCTATTGCGGTGGATGCGCTGGGCGCCGACCGTGTCTGGTGCGTGATGATGCCGTCAGTCTACACTTCGCGCGAAAGTCTGGATGATGCTGCCGAGGTTGCGCGTCTGTTGGGATGCCGTCTTGATACCATTCCCATTGCTCCGGCTGTTGAGGCGTGGGATCAGATGCTTGCTCCTCTCTTTTCCGGCCATCTGCCTGATATTACAGAAGAAAATTTGCAGTCCCGTACGCGGGGTGTGATCTTGATGGGTCTTTCCAACAAGTTTGGTCCAATGGTTCTGTCAACGGGTAACAAGTCCGAGATGAGCACCGGGTATGCGACCCTGTACGGTGATATGTGCGGCGGGTATTCCGTCTTGAAGGATATCTACAAGACCACGGTCTTTGCTGTATCAGAATGGCGTAATAGCTGTTGCTCGCAGGGGCTTCTTGGGCCGGCTGGGCCTGTGATGCCACGGCGGGTCATTGACAAGCCACCCACAGCGGAACTGCGCCACGACCAGAAAGATGAAGACAGTCTGCCTCCGTATCCGGTGCTGGATTCTATCCTAGAGCAGCTGATTGAGGAGCGCAAAAGTGTTTCAGCTGTTGCGGCAGAAACGGACTATCCTCATGCCGAGGTTGAAAGGGTATGGATGCTGTTGAATCGTGCGGAATACAAGCGTCGTCAAGCCCCGCCCGGTGTCAAGATCACCCGTTGCGCATTCGGGCGCGAGCGCCGCTATCCGTTGACCAATGCTTTTGTAAAACTGGCCTGA
- the gltX gene encoding glutamate--tRNA ligase → MSVRVRFAPSPTGALHMGNIRLAVINFLLAGGDPGRFVLRYDDTDQERSRPEFIEGIARDLRWLGIEWGQEFFQSRRLDLYVQARDRLIADGRLYPCYETPEELEYMRNRQRARGLPPVYDRSALALTSEQKETLEQQGRRPHWRFRLDPGEIRWTDLVRGECVYNAAHLADPVVIREDGSFLYLLPSVVDDVAMGITHVVRGEDHVTNTAVQIQMFQALGGNLPAFAHLPLLVGADGHKLSKRSGSLSVAELRDKGVEPLAVHALLARLGSSEAVEPVQDVQGLIQDFDLGRFGRGAPRLDEADLMRLTEKLVHGMGWDQVAQRLRSLGCDLADESFWLAVRPNVQTVADTLPWYRILHGPMVPVCEDAAFLTEAASLLPPEPWDEQTWKQWTGAVSTHTGRKGKALFMPLRLALTGLDHGPELKVLLPLLGRGRVLQRLGCAA, encoded by the coding sequence ATGTCTGTTCGTGTTCGCTTTGCTCCTTCCCCCACCGGTGCCCTTCATATGGGCAATATCCGTCTGGCTGTTATTAATTTCTTGCTTGCAGGCGGTGATCCGGGGCGCTTTGTGCTGCGCTATGATGATACAGACCAAGAGCGTTCTAGGCCTGAGTTCATCGAAGGCATAGCCCGTGACCTGCGCTGGTTGGGCATTGAATGGGGGCAGGAGTTTTTCCAGTCGCGTCGACTTGATCTGTATGTGCAGGCGCGGGACCGCCTGATTGCTGATGGTCGCCTGTACCCTTGTTACGAGACACCCGAAGAACTGGAATATATGCGCAACCGGCAGCGTGCACGGGGCCTGCCTCCTGTTTATGACCGCTCGGCATTGGCGCTGACATCGGAGCAGAAGGAAACCCTAGAGCAACAGGGGCGGCGCCCGCACTGGCGATTCCGGCTTGATCCCGGAGAGATACGCTGGACGGACTTGGTTCGTGGTGAGTGTGTTTATAATGCAGCCCACTTGGCTGATCCGGTGGTGATTCGGGAAGATGGCAGCTTTTTGTATCTATTGCCGTCGGTTGTTGACGATGTTGCGATGGGCATAACCCATGTTGTGCGGGGTGAGGATCACGTGACCAATACGGCGGTCCAGATCCAGATGTTCCAAGCCTTGGGGGGGAATCTGCCGGCGTTTGCTCATCTCCCTCTGTTGGTTGGAGCGGATGGGCACAAGCTGTCCAAGCGCAGTGGTAGTTTGTCTGTGGCAGAATTGCGCGATAAGGGGGTTGAGCCACTGGCTGTCCATGCCCTTCTGGCGCGCCTTGGCTCTTCAGAGGCGGTGGAGCCGGTTCAGGATGTGCAGGGTCTGATCCAGGATTTTGATCTCGGGCGCTTTGGACGTGGTGCCCCGCGGCTGGATGAAGCAGATCTCATGCGTCTGACAGAGAAACTGGTCCATGGCATGGGCTGGGATCAGGTTGCTCAACGCCTTCGGTCCTTGGGTTGTGATTTGGCCGACGAGTCCTTCTGGTTAGCTGTCCGCCCGAACGTGCAAACGGTTGCCGATACCCTGCCATGGTACCGTATTTTGCATGGCCCAATGGTTCCTGTTTGCGAAGATGCAGCTTTCTTGACTGAAGCTGCTTCCTTGCTTCCGCCAGAGCCATGGGACGAGCAGACTTGGAAGCAGTGGACGGGGGCTGTGTCCACGCACACCGGGCGAAAAGGCAAAGCCTTGTTTATGCCACTGCGCTTGGCCCTGACTGGCTTGGATCATGGTCCGGAGCTTAAGGTTCTTCTGCCCTTGCTCGGGCGTGGTCGCGTTCTGCAGCGGCTGGGGTGTGCCGCCTAA
- a CDS encoding sulfite exporter TauE/SafE family protein → MSTDTTLSILILAAGFIGTGIAAGFLAGLLGVGGGIIMVPALFHLLATPGIDDSIRMHMAVGTSLAVIIPTALSSSWSHHRRHAIDTDLLKTWAPGIVAGSVLAGIIAASVKGYVLTAVFSVTALLVALHMAFGPSGSSFTSRMPGTLGQLCLGTLIGTLATLMGIGGATLSVPAMTAFSIPIHRAVATASALGLAIGIPGAVGFAMAGTDTPGRPPWSLGYISLPGALVLAPLSACFAPWGARVSHTVKPHRLRQVFALFLFVTSLRMLWNLKS, encoded by the coding sequence GTGAGCACCGATACAACACTCAGCATTCTTATCCTTGCTGCCGGCTTTATTGGGACCGGAATTGCTGCCGGATTTCTGGCAGGGCTTCTGGGAGTTGGCGGTGGGATCATCATGGTCCCTGCCCTGTTCCACTTACTGGCAACCCCGGGCATTGATGACAGTATACGGATGCACATGGCCGTTGGAACGTCCTTGGCCGTCATTATCCCAACGGCCCTGTCATCATCATGGTCGCACCACCGTCGTCATGCCATCGATACAGACCTGCTGAAGACATGGGCACCCGGCATTGTCGCGGGCTCTGTTCTGGCAGGTATCATCGCAGCATCAGTCAAGGGATATGTCCTGACCGCTGTGTTCTCGGTTACGGCTCTTCTGGTCGCCCTCCATATGGCCTTCGGCCCGTCAGGATCTTCTTTCACCAGCCGGATGCCGGGAACTTTGGGGCAACTCTGCCTAGGCACCTTAATCGGCACACTTGCCACATTGATGGGCATTGGCGGAGCAACGTTAAGCGTGCCAGCCATGACAGCGTTCTCTATCCCTATACACCGCGCTGTTGCAACAGCCAGTGCCCTTGGTCTGGCGATAGGGATTCCCGGCGCAGTCGGGTTCGCAATGGCCGGAACGGATACCCCTGGGCGCCCCCCTTGGTCGCTGGGCTACATAAGCCTGCCCGGCGCACTCGTTCTTGCACCGCTCAGTGCCTGCTTTGCCCCATGGGGGGCACGGGTCTCACATACGGTCAAACCACACAGACTGCGCCAAGTCTTTGCCCTTTTCCTTTTCGTGACAAGCCTGCGTATGCTCTGGAACCTCAAGAGTTAG
- a CDS encoding AMP-binding protein, producing the protein MTGSFYASIYARSPANGNRILLDTPGGRTITWTMAAEWSARYADSLYRLGLQKGDRIAVRVQKSPELLLLHLACLRAGVVFIPINPDHEGQTLDHILHDAKLQILIVEPEREEHCHALAQRFGIHHVLTLGTHHNGTFAIHGSKGSDQFPIVECHPDDPAVILYSPDPKGRQSSSLLSHGNLLSVAQNLIQAWHITDQDIVLHTVPMFQTYGLSIGSHCALLAGASMIWLPSFNVDTVLASLPRCTIFTGTPSSYEQLLQKPGLGRVSTQNIRLFLSDTAPLPDRMFHDFETRTGHRILECSGITDSTHVTTAENANRHETKTPHDNRLVPNP; encoded by the coding sequence ATGACAGGCTCTTTTTATGCCAGCATATACGCGCGATCACCTGCCAACGGGAATCGTATTCTGCTGGATACACCCGGTGGCCGGACCATCACCTGGACCATGGCGGCGGAATGGTCGGCCCGCTATGCAGACAGCCTTTACCGGCTTGGCCTGCAAAAAGGTGACCGGATCGCCGTACGGGTACAGAAATCCCCCGAGCTTCTGTTGCTTCATCTGGCCTGTCTGAGGGCGGGCGTGGTCTTTATCCCCATCAACCCGGATCATGAGGGGCAGACACTGGACCATATTCTGCATGACGCCAAACTACAGATCCTGATCGTGGAACCGGAACGGGAAGAGCACTGTCATGCCTTGGCACAGCGCTTCGGTATTCATCATGTGCTGACTTTGGGGACACATCACAACGGAACTTTTGCCATTCATGGCAGCAAAGGATCAGATCAGTTCCCGATCGTGGAATGTCATCCCGATGATCCGGCAGTCATACTATATAGCCCTGACCCCAAAGGACGGCAGAGTAGCTCCCTGCTGTCCCATGGTAATCTACTGTCCGTAGCACAGAACCTCATACAGGCGTGGCATATCACAGATCAGGATATCGTTCTGCATACCGTACCCATGTTCCAGACTTACGGCCTGTCTATCGGCAGCCATTGCGCCTTGCTTGCAGGAGCAAGCATGATATGGCTTCCCTCCTTCAACGTAGACACCGTTCTGGCCAGCCTACCCCGCTGCACCATCTTCACGGGAACCCCATCTTCCTACGAGCAGCTGTTGCAGAAACCCGGGCTGGGTCGTGTGTCCACCCAGAACATCCGCCTGTTCTTGTCTGACACAGCCCCCCTGCCGGACCGCATGTTCCATGACTTTGAAACCCGCACGGGCCATCGTATCCTAGAATGCTCCGGCATTACGGACAGCACACACGTTACAACGGCAGAAAATGCCAACAGGCACGAAACAAAGACCCCCCACGACAACAGGCTGGTTCCGAACCCGTAA
- a CDS encoding D-amino acid dehydrogenase yields the protein MRVLVLGAGVIGVTTAWYLSRAGHEVEVLDRQKGSALEASYANAGEISPGYASPWAAPGIPLKALSWLFSRHAPLILHPAVDPDTVVWMARALANCNPSSYEINKARMVRIAEYSRDLLKALRAETAITYDERMLGTLQIFRTQVQLDEASRDCRVLERHGVRHDILDQAGCIAVEPGLAPVQHKIIGGLRLPGDETGDCLKFTRSLAAMAADAGVVFRHGVTVKALQVDATRVTGVLTSEGMIMADAFVLALGSSSPLVAREIGIYLPIAPVKGYSITLPVLNEDVAPRSTIMDETYKVAVTRLGDRIRAAGTAELAGYDMTLSPRRVRTIRHVVRDLFPDAGMVDYADAWCGLRPMTPDGTPVLGGCRYGNMWINTGHGTLGWTMACGSARITADLISGRSPDIDMDGLSIARYGEPDRPV from the coding sequence ATGCGTGTTCTGGTTCTTGGTGCCGGTGTGATCGGTGTCACAACAGCGTGGTACTTGTCTCGTGCCGGTCACGAGGTAGAGGTTCTTGACCGCCAGAAGGGGAGCGCCCTAGAGGCCAGTTATGCTAATGCAGGGGAAATATCACCGGGCTATGCCTCTCCGTGGGCGGCACCGGGTATCCCTCTCAAAGCCCTGTCATGGCTGTTCTCACGGCATGCGCCCCTGATTCTCCACCCCGCTGTTGATCCGGACACGGTTGTCTGGATGGCGCGTGCCTTGGCCAACTGTAATCCCTCTTCTTATGAGATCAACAAGGCCCGTATGGTGCGTATCGCCGAATACTCGCGGGATCTTCTGAAGGCGCTGCGGGCAGAAACCGCGATTACGTATGACGAACGTATGCTTGGAACCTTGCAGATTTTCCGTACGCAGGTGCAACTGGATGAGGCTTCCCGTGATTGTCGTGTTCTTGAACGCCATGGTGTGCGCCATGATATTCTGGATCAGGCCGGTTGTATCGCGGTTGAACCCGGGTTGGCACCCGTTCAGCACAAGATTATTGGTGGTTTGCGCTTGCCCGGAGATGAAACTGGTGACTGTCTGAAGTTTACCCGGTCCCTTGCCGCCATGGCAGCCGATGCGGGCGTTGTTTTCCGTCATGGTGTGACGGTCAAGGCCTTGCAGGTGGATGCTACGCGGGTTACGGGCGTCCTGACATCTGAAGGTATGATTATGGCTGATGCCTTTGTGCTGGCTTTGGGGAGTTCATCGCCTCTTGTAGCCCGCGAGATTGGTATTTATCTGCCGATAGCGCCTGTAAAAGGGTATTCCATCACCTTGCCTGTGCTCAACGAGGATGTTGCGCCGCGTTCCACCATTATGGATGAGACATACAAAGTGGCGGTGACCCGTTTGGGGGATCGTATCCGTGCTGCGGGAACGGCAGAACTGGCTGGATATGATATGACGCTTTCTCCCCGACGTGTTCGTACGATCCGGCATGTGGTGCGGGATTTATTTCCTGATGCCGGCATGGTGGACTATGCAGATGCTTGGTGTGGCCTGCGTCCGATGACGCCCGACGGAACCCCGGTTCTGGGCGGGTGCCGGTATGGCAACATGTGGATCAACACGGGACATGGAACCTTGGGCTGGACCATGGCCTGTGGCTCGGCGCGGATTACGGCAGACCTTATCAGTGGGCGTTCCCCGGATATCGACATGGACGGTCTCAGCATTGCCCGTTACGGGGAACCGGACCGTCCGGTCTGA
- a CDS encoding cryptochrome/photolyase family protein, with translation MNTHSPALVWFRYDLRLDDHPALVAAIESGAPVAGVFVLDPDSDGRPLGAASRWWLHHSLKSLTDQLARLGVTLILRQGHSATEIMSVAKELNASAVFWNEGHTPWMTAQDHAVQEALKSQPIQGVMTRSGLMADPGAVRNKAGGRFRVFTPFWKTLSTLHPPHKPLDVPSQIRPAQAPPTSGSNLRDLGLLPTSGPDWTQGLRDTWEPGEDGAFQRLGHFLDGVIDDYATGRDFPDRAATSCLSAHLRFGEISVRRIWDTTLGAVGEKGLKFLSEVGWREFNHHILFQHPSLHTEPLRPEFRRFPWQDDPKAFRLWCRGQTGYPIVDAGMRELWHTGWMHNRVRMIVGSFLVKDLLVPWQKGEDWFWDTLVDACPANNPGNWQWVAGCGADAAPFFRIFNPVLQGEKFDPAGAYVRRWVPELRTRSARSVQHPVDPDDLFARSAYPPPIVNHGRARDRALAALKALDTAT, from the coding sequence ATGAACACGCATTCCCCTGCCTTGGTCTGGTTTCGCTATGACCTGCGCTTGGACGATCATCCCGCCCTTGTTGCCGCCATCGAAAGCGGTGCCCCTGTTGCAGGAGTCTTTGTTCTGGATCCGGACAGTGACGGCCGCCCGCTTGGGGCCGCATCACGCTGGTGGCTGCATCACAGCCTGAAAAGCCTGACAGACCAGCTTGCCCGCCTTGGCGTAACATTGATATTACGCCAAGGCCATAGCGCGACAGAAATCATGTCTGTTGCCAAGGAGCTGAATGCCAGTGCGGTTTTCTGGAATGAAGGCCACACACCGTGGATGACAGCACAGGACCACGCGGTACAGGAGGCCCTGAAGTCCCAGCCCATACAGGGCGTCATGACACGCTCCGGCTTGATGGCTGACCCCGGGGCTGTCCGCAATAAGGCCGGGGGACGGTTTCGTGTCTTCACACCATTCTGGAAGACACTGTCAACACTCCATCCACCACACAAACCGCTGGACGTGCCATCGCAGATACGACCGGCACAAGCCCCCCCGACAAGCGGTTCAAACCTGCGGGACCTCGGCCTTCTCCCCACATCAGGACCGGACTGGACACAAGGGCTGCGGGACACCTGGGAACCAGGAGAAGACGGCGCCTTCCAACGCCTCGGGCATTTTCTGGACGGTGTTATCGATGACTATGCCACAGGCCGTGACTTTCCGGATCGGGCGGCAACATCGTGCCTGTCGGCCCATTTGCGGTTCGGGGAAATTTCGGTCCGCCGGATATGGGATACAACATTGGGAGCTGTGGGCGAGAAAGGCCTAAAGTTCCTGTCAGAAGTCGGATGGCGGGAATTCAATCATCACATCCTGTTCCAGCACCCGTCCCTGCATACAGAACCGCTGCGACCGGAATTCCGCCGATTCCCCTGGCAGGATGACCCAAAAGCATTCCGGCTCTGGTGCCGTGGACAAACCGGCTACCCCATTGTGGATGCCGGCATGCGGGAGCTATGGCACACAGGCTGGATGCACAACCGCGTGCGCATGATCGTTGGCTCCTTTCTGGTGAAAGATCTGCTGGTGCCGTGGCAAAAAGGGGAAGACTGGTTCTGGGATACACTGGTGGATGCCTGCCCTGCCAATAATCCGGGCAACTGGCAGTGGGTAGCTGGCTGTGGCGCCGATGCGGCTCCGTTCTTCCGTATTTTCAATCCGGTCCTACAAGGTGAAAAATTCGATCCTGCCGGTGCATATGTGCGCCGCTGGGTTCCCGAGTTACGGACACGGAGTGCACGGTCTGTCCAGCACCCTGTTGACCCCGACGACCTGTTTGCGCGCAGTGCCTACCCACCCCCCATTGTCAATCATGGACGTGCGCGCGATCGTGCCCTTGCAGCCTTGAAAGCTCTTGACACAGCCACCTGA
- a CDS encoding HIT domain-containing protein — translation MFRLHPRLEADTVEIAVWPLSRVLLMNDRTYPWLILVPQREDVRELHHLSPEDRTRLVHEMALAARLLEDATKADKINVAALGNQVPQLHVHVIARFHDDPAWPDPVWGVVRPEPYDQASLSHTIRMLRGNMTPPQTAG, via the coding sequence ATGTTCAGGCTGCACCCCCGCCTTGAAGCCGATACCGTTGAGATTGCGGTCTGGCCCCTGAGCCGGGTTCTGCTGATGAATGATCGTACGTATCCTTGGCTGATCCTAGTCCCACAGCGGGAAGATGTCCGTGAGCTGCACCATCTGTCACCGGAGGATCGTACCCGCCTGGTCCATGAAATGGCGCTGGCAGCACGTCTGCTGGAAGATGCAACCAAAGCCGACAAGATTAATGTGGCCGCCTTGGGGAACCAGGTGCCCCAGCTGCACGTGCATGTGATCGCCCGTTTTCACGATGACCCAGCGTGGCCTGATCCTGTGTGGGGTGTTGTCCGCCCGGAACCTTATGATCAAGCCAGCCTCTCTCATACAATCCGGATGCTGCGCGGTAATATGACCCCACCACAAACAGCCGGATGA
- a CDS encoding STAS domain-containing protein codes for MSVTLLNSHQDIIAVVMGDLTLSTLDSVLPVFIDISQDAKQDVTLDLSSVAVIDAAAIGLIIALNQRLVSSGRALTLLCPPGQPRGLLSLVGLDSQVKMIETYAPGPAVH; via the coding sequence ATGTCCGTTACCCTGCTCAACAGCCACCAAGACATTATTGCTGTTGTCATGGGTGACCTAACCCTCTCGACCTTGGACAGCGTTCTGCCGGTGTTTATAGACATCAGCCAAGACGCAAAACAGGACGTAACCCTTGATCTGAGCAGCGTAGCGGTCATCGACGCCGCCGCAATCGGGTTGATCATCGCGCTGAACCAACGCTTGGTTTCCAGTGGTCGGGCACTGACACTCCTGTGCCCGCCCGGTCAGCCAAGGGGCCTGCTGTCCCTGGTCGGACTGGATAGCCAGGTCAAGATGATAGAGACATACGCACCCGGACCAGCGGTGCACTGA
- a CDS encoding exopolysaccharide biosynthesis protein, with protein sequence MSFDQPRSHRHIPASQALEALSPPAGSSRICIGDITRVLDDRAWGVIVLALAFPCLIPMPIPGFGLVFGAPLLVISLQLAAGQKRPWLPAILSRQSIDLETWKKSLTIILPRMRKVEKILRYRLPWLSSTAGERLTGIMMVIVSALLLLPVPFTNIPLGIILCLLGLGLFERDGIVLLIAWSLSLIALMIFSGLILFGGTAVMGLFA encoded by the coding sequence ATGTCCTTTGATCAGCCGCGTTCCCACCGCCACATTCCAGCCTCCCAAGCTCTGGAAGCCCTTTCACCACCAGCTGGTTCTTCACGAATCTGTATCGGTGACATTACACGGGTCCTTGATGACCGGGCGTGGGGTGTCATCGTTCTGGCCTTGGCATTTCCCTGCCTTATTCCCATGCCGATACCTGGATTTGGTCTTGTGTTCGGGGCTCCCCTGCTGGTTATAAGCCTGCAGCTGGCAGCCGGACAGAAAAGACCGTGGCTTCCAGCTATTCTCAGCCGCCAATCCATTGACCTAGAGACATGGAAAAAGTCTCTGACTATTATTCTACCCAGAATGAGGAAGGTTGAGAAAATACTGCGCTATCGTTTGCCGTGGCTCTCATCAACCGCAGGGGAAAGATTGACAGGCATCATGATGGTTATTGTGTCTGCTCTTCTTCTCCTTCCGGTTCCCTTTACCAATATCCCCTTGGGAATCATCCTCTGCCTGCTGGGGCTCGGGCTTTTTGAGCGTGACGGGATTGTTCTTTTGATTGCATGGTCTCTATCACTAATCGCCCTTATGATTTTTTCCGGGCTTATCCTTTTCGGCGGAACCGCCGTCATGGGGCTTTTTGCCTGA
- a CDS encoding winged helix DNA-binding protein, which produces MREAREQTRLDEAITHRLDINMPASVCEHDEQNLCHEWQLSDHEYSLIVAHNAFNRWITRCMAAVGYPDFSPLDILVLHSVNHRRRSKRLADICFVLNVEDQHTVNYSLKKMLKSGLVEGERRGKERFYRTTTQGEAVCRSYLAIRTKCLRDASERQDDSRDGFHHLATALRDLSGFYDQVARAASSV; this is translated from the coding sequence ATGCGAGAAGCAAGGGAACAAACACGACTGGATGAAGCCATCACACACCGGCTTGATATCAACATGCCGGCCTCTGTTTGTGAACACGATGAACAAAACCTGTGTCACGAATGGCAGTTAAGCGATCATGAATACAGCTTGATTGTTGCCCATAATGCGTTCAATCGCTGGATTACACGATGCATGGCTGCTGTTGGATACCCAGATTTCAGCCCACTTGATATTCTGGTTCTTCACAGCGTTAATCACCGCAGACGGTCAAAACGACTGGCAGACATTTGCTTTGTCCTGAATGTGGAAGACCAACATACCGTCAACTACTCCCTGAAGAAGATGCTCAAGTCAGGTTTGGTCGAGGGAGAGCGCCGCGGTAAGGAGCGCTTCTACAGAACAACAACACAAGGTGAAGCAGTCTGCAGATCCTATCTTGCCATTCGAACCAAGTGCCTGCGCGACGCCTCTGAACGACAAGACGATAGCAGAGATGGTTTTCACCATCTTGCAACGGCATTAAGAGATCTTTCAGGGTTCTATGACCAAGTTGCCCGGGCGGCATCGTCGGTCTGA